A DNA window from Carassius gibelio isolate Cgi1373 ecotype wild population from Czech Republic chromosome A8, carGib1.2-hapl.c, whole genome shotgun sequence contains the following coding sequences:
- the LOC128018271 gene encoding small serum protein 3 isoform X2, whose translation MTAFHQTSICAKLAKMAFLALVLVFCACVSLSDSACSMTLLNAGARYCVDGYDNSKHPMGSTWTNKQCVRCTCSTNGMKCCDRMGRVTNLSQGCTVKYDYNKCTFQVYNPTNPNIKCSYGAVGK comes from the exons ATGACTGCATTTCATCAGACCAGCATCTGTGCTAAACTTGCTAAAATG GCATTTTTGGCTCTGGTTTTGGTATTTTGTGCCTGTGTCTCTTTAAGTGATTCTGCCTGCTCAATGACACTTCTAAATGCag GGGCAAGATATTGTGTTGATGGCTATGATAACTCCAAGCATCCAATGGGAAGTACTTGGACAAACAAACAATGTGTCAGATGTACCTGCTCCACTAATGGAATGAAGTGCTGTGACAG GATGGGCCGAGTGACTAACCTCTCTCAAGGCTGCACTGTGAAGTACGATTACAACAAATGCACATTTCAAGTGTATAATCCAACAAACCCCAACATAAAGTGTTCTTATGGCGCTGTTGGAA
- the LOC128018271 gene encoding small serum protein 2 isoform X1 gives MTAFHQTSICAKLAKMFLVLPLQAFLALVLVFCACVSLSDSACSMTLLNAGARYCVDGYDNSKHPMGSTWTNKQCVRCTCSTNGMKCCDRMGRVTNLSQGCTVKYDYNKCTFQVYNPTNPNIKCSYGAVGK, from the exons ATGACTGCATTTCATCAGACCAGCATCTGTGCTAAACTTGCTAAAATG tTCTTAGTTTTGCCTTTACAGGCATTTTTGGCTCTGGTTTTGGTATTTTGTGCCTGTGTCTCTTTAAGTGATTCTGCCTGCTCAATGACACTTCTAAATGCag GGGCAAGATATTGTGTTGATGGCTATGATAACTCCAAGCATCCAATGGGAAGTACTTGGACAAACAAACAATGTGTCAGATGTACCTGCTCCACTAATGGAATGAAGTGCTGTGACAG GATGGGCCGAGTGACTAACCTCTCTCAAGGCTGCACTGTGAAGTACGATTACAACAAATGCACATTTCAAGTGTATAATCCAACAAACCCCAACATAAAGTGTTCTTATGGCGCTGTTGGAA